In a genomic window of Cerasicoccus sp. TK19100:
- a CDS encoding helix-turn-helix domain-containing protein, with product MADNATDLFFSNWRELNSHLIWVYRGRPIRSVGRFDAKQLSAWLIMRGTLSIGEKIPETIGSGNWVFASHKNVSREFSDDAEILSVKFDMQWPDGLTMFEHEHVLTVASSKFPDLERAALAMLRSSKRWHLSEGNMMQFQSLSLRQFLRMNQLFQAWLLAYVGFMEHVGQQPRYSRHEDARMMKAKELIDAHPLSVRLSLTGLASRIGLSFGHADTLFHATFGQTMRSYFDLRRYLAAQHWLEHSGKPIKEIAYELGFNDSTAFTHWFRKKSGFSPTAYRRAKA from the coding sequence ATGGCCGATAATGCGACAGATTTATTTTTTTCCAATTGGCGCGAGTTGAATTCGCACCTGATCTGGGTTTATCGAGGACGACCGATTCGGAGTGTGGGACGGTTTGACGCCAAGCAACTCTCAGCATGGCTGATCATGCGGGGGACGTTGTCCATCGGTGAGAAGATACCTGAGACGATCGGTTCGGGAAATTGGGTTTTCGCTTCGCATAAAAATGTGTCCCGGGAGTTTTCCGACGACGCCGAAATTTTATCCGTGAAATTCGACATGCAGTGGCCGGATGGGTTGACCATGTTTGAGCATGAGCACGTGCTAACGGTTGCCTCATCCAAGTTTCCTGACCTCGAACGTGCGGCGCTTGCCATGCTTCGTTCCTCAAAACGGTGGCACTTGTCGGAGGGTAACATGATGCAGTTTCAGTCATTGTCGTTGCGCCAGTTCTTGCGTATGAACCAACTTTTCCAGGCGTGGCTGCTGGCATATGTGGGCTTTATGGAGCATGTCGGGCAACAACCGCGCTATTCGCGTCACGAGGATGCGCGAATGATGAAAGCGAAGGAACTGATCGACGCGCACCCACTTTCGGTGAGGCTTTCGCTGACGGGGCTGGCTAGCCGAATTGGCCTTAGCTTTGGGCATGCGGATACGCTCTTTCATGCAACCTTTGGTCAAACGATGCGTAGCTATTTCGATCTGCGGCGATACCTTGCGGCCCAGCATTGGTTGGAGCATTCGGGTAAGCCCATTAAGGAAATCGCTTATGAACTTGGCTTCAACGACTCGACAGCGTTCACGCATTGGTTTCGGAAAAAGTCGGGCTTTTCTCCCACGGCTTACCGGCGTGCAAAGGCTTAA
- a CDS encoding glycoside hydrolase family 130 protein: MSITSTQQALTRHASNPVLDTPDIPWDCMSVFNAGVCKWQDGYAMLFRTDSGAKEAPDCYQTRVGLARSADGVNWTVDKEPVFNMAKMREWLKAEYDERMDEDELARIYDPRITVIEDMAYLCFALDTKHGIRGGIARSENLRDWELLHISLPENRNMVMFPERVNGKLVRLDRPFPLYLRGGRESFDIWISDSEDGKYWGNHKLLLRAEEVSFGNAKIGPGAPPIKTEKGWLTTFHAVLSHPDKDLGTWATNRTWHKEYVAGLMLLDLKNPSKVIGISEQPLLASEAPYETEGFRGSVIFPGGFIAEENGMVKMYYGAADTVVALAEGKLEDLLSLIKPV; this comes from the coding sequence ATGAGCATTACCTCCACCCAACAAGCCCTCACCCGCCACGCATCGAATCCCGTTTTGGATACGCCTGACATCCCCTGGGACTGTATGTCTGTGTTTAATGCCGGCGTCTGCAAATGGCAGGATGGCTACGCCATGCTTTTCCGCACGGACAGCGGAGCCAAAGAAGCCCCTGATTGCTATCAAACCCGAGTCGGCCTTGCTCGTAGCGCCGACGGCGTCAACTGGACAGTCGATAAAGAGCCAGTCTTCAACATGGCAAAAATGCGCGAATGGCTGAAAGCCGAATACGATGAGCGTATGGATGAAGACGAGCTGGCCAGAATATATGACCCGCGAATCACGGTCATCGAAGACATGGCCTATCTATGCTTCGCCCTCGACACCAAGCACGGCATCCGTGGCGGCATTGCCCGCAGCGAAAACTTGCGCGATTGGGAACTACTGCACATCTCCCTGCCGGAAAACCGCAATATGGTGATGTTCCCCGAGCGCGTAAACGGAAAGCTAGTGCGCCTAGACCGACCATTCCCGCTCTACCTTCGCGGAGGGCGCGAGTCGTTCGATATCTGGATCAGCGATTCCGAAGATGGCAAGTACTGGGGCAACCATAAGCTCCTCCTTCGCGCTGAAGAAGTTTCTTTTGGCAACGCCAAGATCGGCCCCGGCGCACCGCCGATTAAAACCGAGAAAGGCTGGCTAACCACCTTTCACGCCGTCCTAAGCCACCCGGACAAAGACCTCGGGACCTGGGCCACCAACCGCACCTGGCATAAGGAATATGTCGCGGGTCTCATGTTACTCGACCTCAAGAACCCATCGAAGGTAATCGGTATCAGCGAGCAGCCGTTACTAGCTTCAGAAGCACCGTATGAAACTGAAGGTTTCCGCGGTTCAGTCATTTTCCCCGGCGGCTTCATCGCTGAAGAAAATGGCATGGTAAAGATGTATTACGGCGCAGCAGATACCGTCGTGGCTTTGGCCGAAGGAAAGCTCGAAGACTTGCTCTCCTTGATCAAGCCCGTTTAG
- a CDS encoding sulfatase-like hydrolase/transferase, whose protein sequence is MPQTPNLIYLVADQWRGDCLGLYRNQHPVMTPHLNQLASEGVSYRHAYADCPLCMPQRMTMLTGKTGSQLRCVKNFKPDNAPEIDPAQTLPARLTREAGYQTKAIGKMHFANHRARYGFEHVSLHPDDYLWWLDEQGQRGTFRSHGLGGNEVYPTAATTEERYYHTTWIMDQAIRFLDQRDPECPFMLFIIFEAPHSPFDPPPPYDRMYDNFTIPSPVEGDWRESEYPATFEARRIRGKYDYMQPEAILEARRRYYGQISQIDYQLGRLIGTLQSKNLYRDTAIAFTSDHGECLGDHGIFAKHCFLESAARVPLILRLPPSMREGTTMAGHDTPTLTADICPTFLELAGLDRDADAEGQSLLHAINRETIFGETPESAMSISQGYKYIYYPAGGIEHLFNVTDDFDDRQNLAQVADLQPIKKQLRQELTTYLRQNESPMVENGELVTLPINVDYQHLRQVNPAACRGPMYGGDGY, encoded by the coding sequence ATGCCTCAAACACCCAATTTGATTTACCTGGTCGCTGATCAATGGCGCGGCGACTGCCTTGGCCTATACCGGAACCAGCATCCGGTCATGACCCCGCACCTGAATCAACTCGCCAGCGAGGGGGTTAGTTATCGCCATGCCTATGCCGATTGCCCGCTCTGCATGCCGCAGCGCATGACCATGCTTACCGGCAAGACGGGCTCCCAACTGCGTTGTGTTAAAAACTTTAAGCCAGACAATGCGCCGGAAATTGATCCTGCCCAAACCTTGCCTGCGCGACTGACACGCGAGGCCGGCTACCAGACAAAAGCCATCGGCAAAATGCATTTCGCGAATCATCGCGCGCGCTACGGATTCGAACACGTCTCACTCCATCCCGACGACTATCTCTGGTGGCTGGACGAGCAAGGGCAGCGAGGCACGTTCCGCAGCCATGGCTTGGGGGGCAATGAAGTTTACCCTACCGCTGCGACCACCGAGGAACGCTATTACCACACGACATGGATCATGGATCAGGCGATTCGATTTCTTGACCAAAGAGACCCGGAATGCCCCTTCATGTTGTTCATCATATTCGAAGCACCGCACAGTCCGTTCGACCCGCCACCTCCCTATGACCGGATGTATGATAACTTCACTATCCCCTCGCCCGTTGAAGGAGACTGGCGGGAGTCTGAATATCCGGCCACTTTTGAGGCGCGCCGCATTCGTGGCAAATACGACTACATGCAGCCCGAAGCGATCCTCGAGGCGAGGCGACGCTACTACGGGCAGATATCTCAGATCGATTACCAACTTGGCCGACTGATTGGCACACTGCAGAGCAAAAACCTGTATCGCGACACCGCTATCGCATTTACCTCCGACCACGGAGAATGCCTCGGAGACCATGGCATTTTCGCCAAACATTGCTTCCTCGAATCCGCGGCCCGCGTACCTCTGATTCTGCGCCTGCCTCCGTCGATGCGCGAGGGGACAACAATGGCCGGTCACGACACACCAACGCTCACTGCCGACATTTGCCCGACGTTCCTGGAGCTTGCCGGACTCGACAGAGACGCCGACGCAGAGGGCCAATCGCTATTACATGCCATTAATCGCGAAACCATCTTTGGCGAAACGCCAGAGAGTGCTATGAGCATCAGCCAAGGCTATAAATACATTTACTACCCAGCAGGCGGCATTGAGCACCTATTTAACGTCACGGACGATTTCGATGATCGCCAGAACCTTGCGCAAGTTGCCGACTTGCAGCCAATCAAGAAACAGCTTCGCCAAGAACTGACAACCTACCTGAGGCAAAACGAAAGCCCCATGGTAGAAAACGGTGAGTTGGTAACGCTACCCATCAATGTCGACTACCAACACCTCAGGCAGGTCAACCCAGCAGCCTGTCGCGGCCCGATGTATGGCGGTGACGGCTATTAA